One window of the Colletotrichum destructivum chromosome 6, complete sequence genome contains the following:
- a CDS encoding Putative cyclin PHO80 produces the protein MAAVIGDYVSDPSRFHTMIASSGIPHQHSHDSHYRSASRSRDAPAHHSTTSPRYQPSTNTPPTRQKRSDWDSVERQAPPSGGASRFPSPPSSSSPTRARPQHADSPAYMATDSRDAGHAGSMLATEKAVPVSSHQQQQQPSPASEGNGVTGAPISYPLSDTESPRQQPQGQTIHVRDLAHIQSLAKADLLSGNGPGILNDPPLQAMKYEISAMPIGDIIEMVAALLTKITTTNDLQHDAMQRNVAHQQQASQNNESGNGSQMSPLSTSVLAFHGKNIPAITILSYLSRIHKYCPTTYEVFLSLLVYFDRMTERVNEMVVKHEEARRVSTSQPTPRSQLVDVDMRDDDESDSDLADNDDMDDKGAKPSESTGSIVPQPTLPSAQATYFVVDSFNIHRLIIAGVTCASKFFSDVFYTNSRYAKVGGLPLAELNHLELQFLLLNDFRLAVPVEDLEAYGTMLVEFYAREVVAQRSRPAVAGDS, from the exons ATGGCAGCTGTGATCGGTGACTACGTCTCTGATCCCTCTCGTTTCCACACCATGATTGCCTCATCTGGCATTCCCCATCAACACTCGCACGATTCGCATTATCGATCCGCCAGTCGGTCAAGAGACGCGCCCGCACATCACTCTACCACAAGCCCAAGATATCAGCCATCAACCAACACTCCACCCACGCGTCAGAAGCGATCTGACTGGGACTCGGTCGAAAGGCAAGCGCCGCCTAGTGGAGGAGCTTCTCGCTTCCCCTCGcccccttcatcctcatcgcccacCCGAGCGAGGCCCCAGCATGCTGATAGCCCCGCATACATGGCAACCGACTCTCGTGACGCCGGCCATGCTGGTTCTATGCTGGCCACGGAGAAGGCTGTCCCGGTGTCGAgtcaccagcagcagcagcagccttcGCCTGCGTCCGAAGGCAACGGCGTGACCGGCGCCCCGATCTCATACCCTCTTTCCGACACCGAATCCCCTCGCCAGCAGCCCCAGGGACAGACGATCCACGTGCGCGATCTGGCCCATATCCAGAGTCTTGCGAAGGCCGATCTTTTATCAGGTAACGGACCTGGCATACTCAACGACCCGCCTTTGCAGGCCATGAAGTACGAGATCAGTGCCATGCCCATCGGTGACATCATCGAGATGGTCGCTGCCCTCCTCACCAAAATCACGACTACAAACGACTTGCAGCATGATGCCATGCAGCGCAACGTCGCccatcagcagcaggcgAGTCAGAACAACGAGTCGGGGAACGGATCGCAGATGAGTCCTCTGAGCACTTCAGTGCTGGCATTTCACGGCAAGAACATTCCCGCCATCACCATTCTGAGCTATTTGTCCCGAATTCACAAGTACTGCCCGACCACGTACGAGGTCTTTCTGAGTTTGCTGGTTTACTTTGATCGCATGACAGAGCGAGTCAACGAAATGGTGGTCAAGCATGAGGAAGCACGGAGAGTTTCTACATCGCAACCAACACCCAGATCGCAGCTGGTCGACGTGGACATGCGGGATGACGATGAGAGCGATTCGGACCTTGCAGATAATGATGACATGGACGACAAGGGTGCGAAGCCGAGTGAGAGCACGGGAAGCATTGTGCCCCAGCCCACACTTCCGAGCGCGCAAGCAACCTACTTTGTGGTCGACAGCTTCAACATTCATCGACTGATTATTGCGGGGGTGACATGCGCGAGCAAGTTTTTCTCTGATGTCTTCTACACCAACTCTAGATACGCTAAG GTCGGCGGGCTTCCACTCGCGGAACTTAATCATCTCGAACTGCAGTTTCTCCTGTTGAATGACTTCCGGCTCGCAGTCCCCGTTGAGGATCTCGAGGCATACGGCACCATGCTGGTGGAGTTTTACGCACGGGAAGTTGTGGCGCAGCGATCGCGTCCTGCTGTTGCCGGGGATTCCTGA